In Ananas comosus cultivar F153 linkage group 10, ASM154086v1, whole genome shotgun sequence, the sequence TGTCTCGTCGAAGACCCATGACCATGAGAGTGAGATCGTGGAGGTGTCGGTGGTTGTCTGGCATAGTCTGTCCACCGTCATTCGATGTTGGGTGCTTTCTGTCCTGACCCTACTCCAATGCTAGTCACAACTCTCTTATAACTATGGGTCCATATTCCCCCCAAAGATCCTACTCCGTTCACCACATCCAAGGTTTATAACCTCTGCACCTACACAAAAGTCTAAATCTCTCTGGTTGTAGCTCAAACAAAATATACCTTATGAGCCTCGTCCATCACGATGAATGGTACACAATTCAGCGGACGGTTGAATCTTCTGGCATACTTTTGCATTGTTCTATAGCCCTATTACAAATTCTTCAAGTCGTTCTTGAGTTTCTGCTTTATACTATTTGGAAAGTATGTCCCAAATAACAACATAGGAAACTCGATCTAGGTCATCTACAGCGCACTCTGTGATTGAGTTGACTGAACCCTCTTCCACCAAGTATGCGCATCCCCTTCCAAATAGTGGACTGCTAAGTTGATTTGATCCCTCTTCGAAACGAACATGTCCTTAACTATCTATTTCATAGCTCCAACCCAAGCTTCCACCATCCACGGCTCAGTGCTACTACCGTCAAACCAAGGTGCGTCAAAATCTGTGAAAGTTTGGCAATCTCGGCCTAATCCGTTCCTACTCCACCTTCGTCAGTTGTCTGTCTAATCTCGACGCCTCTTAACTAGGCATTGGTACCGCCGACACTGTCACTGCTAGGGGTGTAGTTGCTGCCGGTCATCTGCTGGTGTAGTCAGTGGTGGTGCCTAAGGATTAGAGGCTGTGGTGATGCACCGGATTACTGTGCCCATATCTCGCACATTATTTGAAGTAGCACTCTTTGTTGTTGAGTAGACTTGGCCAAGCTAGCCAACTCTCCCCACAAGCCCTGTGGCTTCGGCTCCGCAGGTAGTGCGGGTGTGGACTGCGTCGGTGGTTGATGTCTGTGAGACATCCTGAAATAGATTCAGTTACACACTAAAAACATAACACTcgacccaattaagcgaaactAGTCTAGAAGAACATCCCTTTTTTCCTACGACATTATATTGTCTGCAGCTAAGATAATCATCCGGTAGGAAAAGATACATTCATGTattctattttctatttggaATGTGATGTGTATACAGGTTGTGATGCCTTGGACagataggaaaaactctgttcTATCTGCGTCTGTCACGTTTCGCAATGAATGCTTTCGTTGTGGCGCTCGAGCGTGACATTGAGCCTAAGAATGAAGAGAAACGAAACATTAGAACCTgaacctaatatatatatatatatatatatatcatatatattatatatatataaatatataatatatatataatatatatatatgtccggctactgtgctattaactAGTcactaagcacttggtgctaccaagttttctgttTTGTCAGGATTTCACCACGTTCCAGATCTTACCTTTAGATCATTTTCACcccccgttagattatactaatCAACGCAACCACCCTACTCACGCCTCAGGGCCcgcacatcatcctaaccgacATCTCTcaaatccaatggccaaaaactggtagcaccaatgacttggtgcattaatagtatattagccttagttcctctctctctctctctctcttctcttctctccttctcatctctctctctaatatatatatatatatatatatatacatcataaTGCGATTCTTTTCCCACGAATTATCATAATTTGGAATAGTCTCCATTCACTCCGAAGTAAATCAATTTACGTTTTCTTCAATATATATCTACtctgataataatatatactaggcCTGGGTACTATACTCTTAAGTATCAGACCGCCCTTCGGTTACTGCATAAATTTTAACCGTGGATTGATAGGATgttatggttaggatgatggtgtcCCCACTTAAAAATGAATGGTgtccctagagttgagtagaATTGAATtggtatgatctaacgggtggaaatgatcaatgaaAAATCTAAGGGCGAAAACTGATGTCGACGGCTATCAAGTTGTTTCAAAAATGATGCCGGCTTCCAAAATTGACAATCGAACGCTCCGTATAGatcttgatctacactattgaaaagtAATTTGGAAACTAAATATTCATACTTTTTCGGTCTATATAACCTTAtcaacgagtagtctaaaaaagAATGGctaaaaacaaaaatctcaaaaaaaatgatgatagataAGACTTGAattttaagatcagaggtagcTAGATCTTAAACCGtctaaatagaaataaaaattttctataaaattatatgaatttgATATTACACCGTTACAATTTACAACAATGCATAAACATCTACCATTATAATTGTCAATTTTGGAGACCTTTTGATCAACTGGCCAAATGAGTCGAAAAATTCTCAAATTTAGTTTTGccgaaatatttttaatagtatacgatcaagtttaacggagccgatcgacgattcgaaagtcgcaacaccgaaaacgagttggaagcacggaaggctccgtgcttccgatagcatagtagcctcactctatatatatatatatatatatataatttattcggatttgaattcggataatatttcggatatctatatctattgacatccctacttcttattccacttttcaatatacaaaaaatacgtaacaaaaaatacgtactaaacacacGGGCCCAGctctgcccgcgtggcgctgacgtggcgcctgcgtggcaggcccagggctatttttgcaaattaaattttgatagggctatttttaaaataaaaatttgtcaggttctaaatgcaaaaaaagcccagcTTTAAAATGATAAATACATAATTTGTAGGATTCTGATTGGCTCAAATTTTTGGGACTATGGATGACGTGGTACTCCCGGTCTAGCGAAACTCCAGTCAATGCGAAAAGCGCTGAACATAAGTCCGCATAATCTATTCTCTGCGTAGCCTCACTCACACCCAGGGGGAGGGTTTTAGGGGCGCAAAGCTCCCGTGCGAtccgcgacgacgacgacgacgacgatgggtTTCCGATtcgccctcctcctcttcttcgtcttctccctcctctcatCCTCGGCGCGGTCCGATCTCGTTATCTCCAGGGTCGATCGACAGGTTCGTGCCCTTCTTCTCCTCGCGCCTTCTCGTTGCttcgatttctctccatttacTGTAATTGTAGTTTGATCCGAGATTGCAATGTGGTAGATCAGATCTGATCAAGTAATCGCTTATGTTGTCGCGATTTGTTTGAGTATAATCCGATTACGACACGAGATTGCAAGGAGAAGCATATGTTTGTGCGTGGACAGTGATTTTGGTTGCTTAAGAGTGTGTTTGAGGTTGATCTGAGATCATTTTTGGTACTAATATCATTAACTTTAACTATGCTTGAAGCACATTTCTGCTTGTTTAATTTAACTTCTCCAAGTCTATTGGTTGGTGGATCTCGTTGTGATaatcatgttatttaatatttttttttaaaaaaaaatctttgacAGGATATTAGTATTTCATTGTTGTTAGGAATAGATCTGTGGCTCTTAAAAATAGATATTTGAAGACCCTCGTCCGTTATAAATACACCCATATATGAACTTTTGATTGTACTTATCTTTAGGTAGGTAGGGTTTCTAGTGGTTAATAGGTGATTGTCTTTTTTGGAAGGAATGAACGTGTTTATCTTGATATGGCTGTCCCATTTGGCTGACGCGATTAGAAAACATTTGTGGAAAAATGGAGGTTGAAACAAATTTCTTGAAGCTTGGTTATTGTTTTGTTCATTCCTCAGAGGTGCTGAATAGAAATGTTTGTCATGGACGCAAGATCATGTTTCCATATATTTAACCTACTGTCGTGGCGCTATATCTTTTGATCCTTAGAAATCGAAAATTGCTTTACTGATGCATGagtttttcattctttttaagTTAATGATTAAGCGATAGTATATAATTCCTGCATTTTCATTTCTTCTGCAATAATGATTTTTGATACAACAACTAGCTCGCTTGTGGATTCTCTTCTGCAATGTGTTTTACATTGATTATGATTTCTGAATCAGCTACTGCCTTTCAAGTTTGAGGTAATCACCGCCATAATTTTCTTCTTTGCAGATTGATTTGACTTCACATATTGTACGAGTTCTTTCATCGCTGAAGGTATGCACAATCCTCTTTCTGCTGTCTTTTATGCCTTTTGAAAATATGCATGACATTATGTTTTGACAATGATGTTGGAACAGTATAGTTGATTCTGATGGTTTAATCTCAGGACTCTCAACCAGTAACTTTTtacataatttgcatatttatttCCTGTGTTTGTTATCTAAACAAGCCATCTATAGATGACAGAAATTTGCTGGTTGAATATTAGTTAATNagcatttaaaacttctagaaattaaattttataatttttcgatatcattaccctacgatcaaaagcttacaaaattgataatttttaacggccggtatgaaatatttgctagtttaacggtgtaaaagaatcggaataggatgaatttttgatagaaaattctattcactacctaaataaagatcaataactccgatcttagaTTGAAAGAttcaatcatccatttttaggatgtcgttcgattttgaccgttcgcTGTTAAatctatccctttgaccatttACACTGTTAGATCATACTTTTCAACAAACCACTCATTCAATCCTAAgagactactatcattctaatcggagatcactatcatcctaccTGCACATCGcttcatccaaaggccgaaaGCCTCGTAGCACCAAGccttcatccaaaggccgaaaacctaatagcaccaagcacttgagTCAACGATGGTGAGCTAGCGCGCTCCGATAGGAAGAGCGGCCCCTAGCTGCTTGTTTGCCGtgcttttgtttttggttttagGCACAgatatttttagaatatttgatAGATAAAATAGTCTAGAGAGATATTTTTGTGTGAGaaagttgaaataaaattataaatcctAAATCAGCTAGTTGTTACGGTAGTGGACTTTCAACAAATACCGTTCTATATACTTATTGTGATAAGTTAAAATCtttacaaaaagtaaaatagaaaagagaagagagaaaaaaaagaaataaaaaaatctgaTATATTTTGGCGGAAGCAAACTAAActaattttattgtaaaaaaacAAAGTAGAAAAGCTGAGCCNtatatatatatatagcccggctactatactattgataatacCAAGTGCTtgttgctatcaagttttccgccgttaaatctatccctttgaccatttccactgttagatcatactattcagcAAACCACTAACTCAATTCTAGaggactactatcattctaatcggaGATCACTTTCATTCTACCAGCACACATTCCTTtatccaaaggccgaaaacctaatagcaccaagcacttgagTCAACAATGGTGAGCTAGCGCGCTCCGATTGGAAGAGCGGCCCCTAGCTGCTTGTTTGCCGTGCTTTTGTTTTTGGCACAgatatttttagaatatttgatAGATAAAATAGTCTAGAGAGATATTTTTGTGTGAAaaagttgaaataaaattataaatcctAAATCAGCTAGTTGTTACAATAGTGGATTTTCAACGAATACCGTTCTATATACTTATTATGATAAGTTAAAATCtttacaaaaagtaaaatagaaaagagaagagagaaaaacgagaaataaaaaaatctgaTATATTTTGGCGGAAGCAAACTAAActaattttattgtaaaaaaacAAAGTAGAAAAGCTGAGCCTAATTGCATATATATTTCACGGCATTGCTACAACACAATAGGCTAGCTCGGTTAATTACCAGCACCGTTAACGTTTCCCTGCcctctatttataactaattaaatagaGTTCTACCTTAATTAGGTTTTGACTTACTTACAATTTAAACTAccaaatctaataattaaataaagtaattaatctaattctaatctaattaatcattaatatTATCACTAATACTCTTTCATAATACTTATATTCGTTACCccgcactacaacagaattagattatagcgatacatgtttgggacacttttgtgtaagtgtctcatttatactaaaacttaaaaaaaaaaatctactaatgcctaaataaaaagcccaatccaaccaaaaataaaaggttactctactcaacccaccctactcagcccattcggcccgattacaaacaaaaaagaaaaaaaaagaaaaatcgattaccatctccccttctcctcttactcaatccactgaaatcctagatgaagagcccttccctcttctcatcctccgccaccgcagccaacgaggtagagtttcggcggttgctaaatgcttaaataaatgttagtaaattagcagcactctttttggTTTATActgacactctttaactgtcactatatacttaGCGACTTCAcgtatagcaacactttttaaaagtgtaggTAATTTAGCTAGTagcaatttttttgatttgtatcgatatttaaaaatatcgctataaatcgtttttgttgtagtgccgATTTTCTCTCGGCTCTACCAAGCTTACGCAGAGCAGCATTACTGACAGGGAGTCATCGAATGCTTCGATTCAGCTTGCTCTACGCTACGGGCAGGCAGAAAGACaatgccaaataggccttaaataaaaaataaaaaaacccctCAGTTTGAATATCCAAGTAGATGCCCATAATTTACAATTCTCCAACCATCAGTTAGGGGAGGCAATAAACATGACTAGATCTCCCTACCACGGCAGTTGCAATGTTAGCGActtcttatttatatatatatttttcaacttaaaaaaCAATCACTAGATCTCCCTACCGCTTACCCATAACTTGGGAAAAAGAATTTTTATATACGTTCATATATCCTATTTATATATAGTCCCGTGGTATTCTTCGTTTCAGCGTTTCCAGACATGGCAGGTGCAGGTGCAAATGTATTAGCTTCTCATGCAACGTGCACTGATCACCACGACCCAAAGTCTACCAAGCGGAGAAACCAGGTCCAGGGGCGGCGACAGTGCCGGCGTAAACACGGTTTCGGCTCAGAGAACAAGCTGAAGCCGCCGACCATCGTAACCGGCGAGAGCCCGAGCACGCTCCGGGCCCACGTCATGGAGGTTCCCCTGGGGCGTGACGTCGCTGAGTGTGTTGCACGCTTCGCCATGCGCCTCCGTCGCAGCATCTACGTGCTGTCCGCCGGCGGCTGCCTGACGAACGTCACGCTTCGACGGCCCGGCGGTGGTGTTGTGACCCTGTACGGGCAGTTCGAGATCTTGACGCTCGTGGGGTGCTTCTTCTTTCCTACTCTGGCAGCAGCTGCTCCGAATGCGAAGGTGGCATCGCCGGAGGTTGGTGGTGGGCTGACAGCCTACCTTGCTGGCTCACAGGGGCAAGTGGTCGGCGGCAGTGCGGCTGTTGGAGGTCTGGTTGCTGCGGGGCCTGTTGTGGTTGTTTTAGCGTCCTTCGTGGCTGCAGCTTTCGACCGGCTCCCGCTGCCCAATGACGAGGACTTATCGCAGCGGTGTCGTCGGCGTTGCTGCGAACACGCTGGCCGCCAACGGTGAAGTAAATGTAAATGGCCTCTCGCCGGAGATTTGTGGATGGGCGCTGAGCAAAGAGTGGAATAATTAATTTGAGCGGGTTTTATGCATGTAGTGCAAACTAGGTATCGTAGGAAGGAATAGTTTGACGTgcgaaaacaacaacaacaacaacaaaaatccTTAACTATTGGTTGATTTGgttgttaaattatttttaaacatttttgttCCGTAAGGAATCGCACTTCAAGTAATAATGGAAGCTTGCGGCAGCACGAATTCGAAATACCAAATAGAATCGaggaattaataagaaaaatagtcaCGGGTTTACGTCCATGAAGAAAGACTAATTCTGAATGAAACTTTTATTATCTTCcgaagcaaaataaaaaaaagaaatgcttAGTCCCTACAATCTTTCATTCAAGGATGTTGAAACTTGCtgatttcttttaaattttagtaaaataaaaaaaaagattactgGAAAAAAGATAGCCAGCCATAAGATTGAAATTATTGTAGAATTACAATCTACAATGGATTATAGGCTTATCACTCCTTAAATAAAGATATATCTCTCTCCTAAAATTCTACCggttaatttttattgaattttttgatgatttaaaatttattaggaCTCTTGAGCAGCCCAATACTTGATGGGCTTTACTTGGAAGTCCAACTAAGGTTTCTACATATGAGGATTAGTCCTACATTGGAAACTTAAAATATcttgttgttatttatatattcctttattCTCAAACTACTTGCTTGGGAGAAATTAAGAGTTTTGCTCTCGACTAAACACATGCACGAGCACGAGCCGGGCAGGGCGTGCGGCGACATGCACGGTCCAGGCAcccgatttattttattttttattttttggtatttttatctttatcctaatccttGTGGGAATCCTAATCTGTATcccgtataatcttaggcttaaatcttaggcttatcttgcgCTACAAGGAATTGACGCGTTGAAGTAAGATCCTTgctttggatatatatattaggCGAGATTGCATGAGTTCAACAAAAACCTGGGCATACCTAAGAGCAAACCCTATCCTCTACCTCGTCTTCTTCTATTTTCTCGTTATTGATTTTTTGCGCTGATTTTCATCGAGCTTTCTAGTATTTCGCTAGATTTCCTAAAGTTTGTTGGGTTCATCTTGCATCACCTTGAAAGCTTGTCGACTGGGTGGAACATAAATGTTGTATCGCTAGAAGTAATTGTCGGAAAATTTCGCACGTGGAGGGACAATTTctcttctaggacagtgctctgCACGCCTCGTTCTACAAGCCTTTTCTAATACTTCTTTTCtacagtatttattatttagtttttttcaaaatttttctaaaactgaaattaaactttcgaattatttttaaagaatattttactaaaagatttgaaagattttccaacaatctagaagcaaaatttttaatttaatctttcgtttcttttattatagtaaataaaataNGTTGGCTGCAGGTTGTTTTGCCTGAAGGTTCGAAAGATATTTCTGCGTCTGCTCCATTCCACACCAAACAATCAGAAGAGGtagattagatttttaatttctaatatcCTAGCATTCTGGATCTGTTGCATTTTTGACATATTGATTGGCACTGCAGGTGAAGTACTCGCACCTGGACATTGTTGGAAGGCCTGTAGTGGTGTTAGAGAAGACTAATGTTGTTCCGGAGCATAATCTGTATTTTCAGGTATCTTTGTTTTTGTCTTCAATTAAATTATGCatctttattttatagtttctcataattcttttatattttgtgtTGCATCATTGCTTCCTTGTTAGAAACTATATGTTGGCTTTTTTAATCTCGACTTTCGATCCCTGTGGAATAGATGTTCCTAGACTACATGGAACTTGCTATTATTTACTCTGAGCAAGTAGCTGAGATTGAGGTTTTtgtcattttgtttatttaggAATTTGGTCTAAGTAATGAAAACATTTGTTGCTTAGGCTTCATTTAGTAATGTGGTGGCTAAAAGCAGAATTTTGTTTTACTATAGAAGAGCCCAAATTCCAAAAGCACTTTCAATCTTTCcttcttttatattatgaagTTGCGATTGCAACCACAATTTTAAAGCATTGGAGGAGGGAAGATTGTAAGAGCTTTTAGATATTTGTGACCTCccataatataaaaatagcatttttaGCCACCAGATTGCTAAAGTAGGTCTTAGTGAGATATTTATACACAATTATGCAAACAGATGTTGCACTTTGCTCTTTTTTCCTTCCTAGAGAATCTGCACACGGATGAAATATCAACACAACTATTTTTCTTCCATATGCAAGAAACTTATCTTGATATTTTATGGGCATTTTAAGCTCCATAATGAATGCCAAGTCGACGTCATTCTATGTGAAGAGCTACTATCTATTTAAGTACTGAAAAATTGATCTGCTGATTGGCAATTTGTGGTTTTAGGTGTTCTATAGATTCAGCAACCTTTCACTGCTTAGAGAGCCTCTGATGTTGGCTACTGGTTTCTTCCTTCTGTTCGTTGCTTGTATCGTTTACATGCATACTGACATGGCGATCTCAAAGACTTCTGCTtcatatttggcaaaattgCAATGGGATGAggtacatataatttttttactttccagATTTATGCGCCTGGCTTCTAGAATTGCTTCTCTGGTCCAAGAAGTAGCaaccatatttgccaaacaaAAAGTTTGGTGCTTCTTGATGGACTGCTAAAATTAGCTTTTACTAGTAACAGtggaaattataatttgaagcTTGTGCTACTGCAGTAGCTCGTTGCCGGGATTGTAATGAAATAGTTTTTGCTGCTTTTTCAAACAGGTCCTCCTAAAAATGGATGCTTCTGCTGTACACTTTAATATCTTTAAGAATGTCTTTCCTTGGCACCCTGagttattttcaatgaaaaAGGATgcaatgttaattaattataatttattttgcataTCACTCCGATTCAGTTATTCTTGGTGAGCAAAAATATAGAAAGATCAGGTTCAAGCCACTGGATCCCATTTTCATATTATGAAACTTGGCTTTCTGTTTCCTCTGATACTAAAGCCTCTCAACTTTCATACTGTTAAAACGAACCAGGTTCAAGCCACAGTTCAGCGTGTCCAGAACATTTTTGACCAATACTTAAAAGTCCATGATAAGCTGGAATCCTCCTTACGCGATCTCTCCAGAACCGGAGATGTTCAATCGTGTAAAGCTGCCCGTAAAGCAGCTGACACGCAATTTAAGGAATTGACAAAAGAGTTGAAGCCTATGTTGACATTCTTGCAGTCATCCCCCCAGGCTTCTCAGATATGGCCCAAGGTTCGGTGGATCTTTTTCCTACTAtccacttttcttctttttgacgAAGTCTTGTTGTATGTTACATATAATTGTTaaattctttctctctctgctTAATCACGTCTTTTCTTTGGAGCACCCAAGATTTGGgttaaaagcaagaaaatacaaaaaggaCATTGAGATCATTTTCTCAACCCTGTtgatgtactttttttttcttcttttttggtttCACAGTTCACAGGATTGATGAGCTTAATAAGACTACATATATTACATTATGCTGTAGGGATATTTTCCTCTTCATTTAGACGTCGTTCTTAATCTTTAAGCTCAATTGTAGTATTGTGCTTTGTCTCTAACTCAGATAGAGGAGCTGGTCGCAAAGGAGAGGGAGATGCAAGAGAAATTAATGCAGAAGCATTCTACCGTTGTTGAGTGCTTCGAGAAGAAGTTGGGCGGGCGAGAAGTAGAGAACCGAGTTGCTTCGCTGCAGCAGAAACTTGCCGCTTTGAGACAGGAGGTCGACAATCTCCTCGAGGTCATCAATGAGATTTAAATTCTTTCCTTTTGGGTTGAAACCTCACCTATATGAGTCCGATCAGATAATGCTTGCCTAGTTTCTGTATTAATTTACCTGCTGAGAGTAACACTGAGGACGCAAACTTTTTGTCCTGTTCTTGCAAGGAATTCCTATGTCATGGTTATTTAACCACATTCAAAGTAGTGAGAGAACTTAAAAGCTTGCTTTATAAGGTACATCTGTTATTCTGCAATTACACTCGATGCCGTCCCTAGTTCTGGGTGCATTTCATGTGGAACAATGAGATCGCAATGTACTCCGAATTCACTACCGGAGGATATATTCCTAAGATTGTTGCTAAGATTGTTGGACCCTCATTAAACTAATCATTAGCAGGCACGTTTTTGtgagattattttatttattattcctTGTCTCTTCATTTTGGTTGATTGTGTAGTTTAATTTTGGCAGCGGTGTGCCTCACTGCCTGTTTCCTTTCAACCAGGTAGCATTTTAATCATGTTGATATAAGTTGCTCTCAATGCTATTGGATCCCATGCTGCTTTTTCATCTTGTATTCATTTTATGTATAGATCAATTCAACCACTACCTTGTGATTCTTGGTCCCCAAAAGGCGCACTACATGGTGGTTCATTGGATTCCATCTTTGTGTGATTCAAAGTAAAAGCTCCAGATGTGCAGTTCGCTC encodes:
- the LOC109716679 gene encoding dolichyl-diphosphooligosaccharide--protein glycosyltransferase subunit 1A-like → MGFRFALLLFFVFSLLSSSARSDLVISRVDRQIDLTSHIVRVLSSLKVCTILFLLSFMPFENMHDIIPVVFFVSAFPDMAGAGANVLASHATCTDHHDPKSTKRRNQVQGRRQCRRKHGFGSENKLKPPTIVTGESPSTLRAHVMEVPLGRDVAECVARFAMRLRRSIYVLSAGGCLTNVTLRRPGGGVVTLYGQFEILTLVGCFFFPTLAAAAPNAKVASPEVGGGLTAYLAGSQGQVVGGSAAVGGLVAAGPVVVVLASFVAAAFDRLPLPNDEDLSQRCLNKIXWLQVVLPEGSKDISASAPFHTKQSEEVKYSHLDIVGRPVVVLEKTNVVPEHNLYFQVFYRFSNLSLLREPLMLATGFFLLFVACIVYMHTDMAISKTSASYLAKLQWDEVQATVQRVQNIFDQYLKVHDKLESSLRDLSRTGDVQSCKAARKAADTQFKELTKELKPMLTFLQSSPQASQIWPKIEELVAKEREMQEKLMQKHSTVVECFEKKLGGREVENRVASLQQKLAALRQEVDNLLEVINEI